In the Helianthus annuus cultivar XRQ/B chromosome 11, HanXRQr2.0-SUNRISE, whole genome shotgun sequence genome, one interval contains:
- the LOC110873586 gene encoding aminopeptidase P2 — protein sequence MSALSLSTTPPRSRDLSTTLSQSLPVYRSSFNPIKILLNSSFIVRNCSSGSSPITSKHENRSHSGFEHDQKLTSLREIFRKPGVHIDAYIIPSQDAHQSEYIAECYMRRAYISGFTGSAGTAVVTSHKAALWTDGRYYLQAEKQLSSSWTLMRSGSSGVPSTAEWLNDVLADGSRIGIDPFLFSSDAVNELKESVAKSNHELVYLYGVNLVDEIWKEARPLPTSKPIRVHELKYAGVDASMKLANLRCDLINHGSSAIVISMLDEVAWLLNLRGNDVPHSPVMYAYLIVELDSAKLFVDSSKVTPEVMDHLKKAGVELRAYDSILSEIEKLAARGAHLWLDTSSINAAISSTYATACDKYTETNGSKRKGKNSSGAPTALCKSSPVSLAKAVKNHAELKGMRNSHLRDAAALTEFWSWLEEEMNKNVVLTEVEVADKLLEFRASQAGFVDTSFDTISGSGANGAIIHYRAEPDSCSIVDTQKLFLLDSGAQYLDGTTDITRTVHFGQPSERQKECFTRVLQGHIALDQAVFPENTPGFVLDAFARSSLWKVGLDYRHGTGHGVGAALNVHEGPQSISFRFGNMTPLLKGMIVSNEPGYYEDHAFGIRIENLLYVKEIDTPNRFGGIAYIGFEKLTFVPIQTKLIDLTLLSASEVNWLNDYHSQVWEKVSSLVDGSAREWLWKNTRAVAKP from the exons ATGTCagccctttctctctctacaacgcCGCCGCGCTCCCGCGACCTCTCCACCACCCTCTCTCAATCACTTCCAGTTTACCGTTCTTCTTTCAACCCCATCAAGATTCTTCTGAATAGCAGTTTTATCGTTCGAAATTGTTCTTCCGGTTCGTCTCCGATCACCTCCAAGCATGAGAATCGTAGCCATAGCGGATTTGAGCATGATCAGAAGCTCACCTCTCTCCGTGAGATTTTCCGGAAGCCTGGTGTTCATATTGATGCCTATATTATCCCCTCTCAGGATGCTCACCAG AGTGAATATATTGCTGAGTGTTATATGAGGAGGGCCTATATATCAGGTTTTACCGGTAGTGCTGGCACTGCAGTTGTTACAAGTCATAAGGCAGCTCTTTGGACAGATGGGAGATATTACCTCCAG GCTGAGAAGCAGTTAAGCTCGAGCTGGACCCTAATGCGATCTGGTAGCTCGGGTGTCCCTAGCACTGCCGAGTGGCTAAATGATGTTTTAGCTGATGGTAGCAGAATCGGCATCGATCCC TTTCTTTTTTCTTCTGACGCTGTAAATGAATTAAAGGAAAGCGTAGCTAAAAGCAATCATGAGTTAGTTTACTTATATGGTGTTAATCTTGTGGACGAAATATGGAAAGAAGCAAGGCCGTTGCCTACAAGCAAACCAATTCGAGTGCACGAACTTAAATATGCCGGTGTAGATGCATCAATGAAACTAGCTAACCTGAGGTGTGACCTCATTAACCATGGTTCATCTGCAATTGTAATCTCTATGCTCGATGAAGTTGCCTGGCTACTGAACCtg AGAGGAAACGATGTTCCACATTCTCCTGTTATGTACGCGTACTTGATAGTGGAGCTTGATTCAGCAAAACTGTTTGTTGATAGTTCCAAAGTTACCCCTGAAGTGATGGACCACTTGAAGAAAGCTGGCGTAGAGTTACGAGCATATGACTCTATTCTTTCTGAAATTGAAAAGTTAGCGGCTAGAGGGGCCCACCTTTGGTTAGACACATCGTCCATTAATGCTGCTATTTCAAGCACATATGCAACTGCCTGTGATAAATATACAGAAACAAATGGTAGTAAACGCAAAGGGAAGAATTCGTCTGGGGCACCGACCGCATTATGTAAAAGCTCTCCCGTGTCCCTTGCTAAAGCAGTTAAAAATCATGCTGAGCTAAAAGGGATGCGTAATTCTCATTTAAG GGATGCAGCTGCTCTTACTGAGTTTTGGTCATGGCTGGAGGAGGAAATGAATAAAAACGTGGTACTTACAGAAGTAGAAGTTGCGGACAAGCTTCTTGAATTCCGTGCAAGTCAAGCTGGATTTGTTGATACTAGCTTCGATACTATAAGTG GTTCTGGTGCGAACGGTGCTATTATACATTACAGAGCAGAACCAGATAGCTGTAGTATTGTGGATACGCAGAAGCTCTTCCTACTAGACAGTGGGGCCCAGTATCTTGATGGGACCACTGACATAACTCGGACAGTACATTTTGGTCAACCTTCTGAACGACAAAAAGAATGCTTCACACGAGTTCTTCAG GGCCATATAGCTCTAGATCAAGCAGTGTTTCCTGAAAATACTCCTGGTTTTGTACTGGATGCATTTGCACGCTCTTCACTTTGGAAGGTTGGACTTGATTACCGACATG GGACGGGGCATGGGGTAGGAGCTGCATTGAATGTTCATGAAGGCCCACAAAGTATTAGCTTTCGATTTGGAAATATGACTCCTTTGCTCAAAGGCATGATTGTTAGCAATGAACCAGGATATTATGAGGACCATGCTTTTGGCATTCGTATTGAG AATCTTCTATATGTCAAAGAGATTGACACTCCTAATCGTTTTGGAGGAATTGCCTATATTGGATTTGAGAAGCTTACTTTTGTCCCTATACAG ACAAAATTGATTGATTTGACCTTGCTCTCTGCTTCTGAGGTTAATTGGCTCAATGATTACCATTCACAAGTTTGGGAGAAG GTTTCATCATTGGTAGATGGGTCTGCACGTGAGTGGCTTTGGAAAAACACACGTGCAGTTGCAAAACCATGA